In one Neobacillus sp. WH10 genomic region, the following are encoded:
- a CDS encoding B12-binding domain-containing radical SAM protein, with the protein MNVICSTLNAKFIHTNLAIRYLKAYAAPEFTIQMKEYTIKDPVMNIVSDLYQAKPTVIGFSCYIWNIEETLKVVNMLKKVDPTIIIVLGGPEVTYDTAEWMEKSPDVDFIVIGEGELTFKQLLNEIETTKNYRNVHGIAYREDGKVKITPQMNKLDLKELPSPYRFPEDIQDLGKRVTYIETSRGCPFSCQFCLSSIEVGVRYFDREKIKSDIRYLMKNGAKTIKFVDRTFNISRSYAMEMFRFLIDEHLPGTVFQFEITADIMRPEVIEFLNQEAPKGLFRFEIGVQSTNDYTNELVMRKQNFSKLTRTVTMVKEGNKIDQHLDLIAGLPEEDYSSFRKTFNDVFEMRPEELQLGFLKMLRGTGIRLRAAEHQYVYMDHSPYEILSNNVLSFDDIVRIKQVEDVLEKYWNDHRMDFTVEYLVTNVFPSPFDFFQDFGSYWDERGWSRIGHQLEDLFRRLYSFLEEKSTEHLDVIFGLMKYDYLKNHKYKPRKPWWEARIDKNKRTVLFKQILENPNLLGKDFLELNLDEKELFKHTLLEELSFDLEMYLTTGEITSHPTNLLAYFNPTNDQTLIFAFKAQK; encoded by the coding sequence ATGAATGTCATTTGTTCTACTTTGAATGCAAAGTTCATCCATACAAACCTAGCAATACGTTATTTAAAGGCTTATGCCGCTCCGGAATTTACGATCCAAATGAAGGAATACACCATCAAGGATCCAGTCATGAATATTGTCTCTGATCTTTATCAGGCAAAACCAACGGTGATTGGGTTCAGCTGCTATATATGGAACATCGAAGAAACGCTCAAAGTAGTAAATATGCTTAAGAAAGTGGATCCAACTATCATTATCGTATTAGGAGGACCAGAAGTAACATACGATACAGCTGAATGGATGGAAAAGTCACCTGATGTCGATTTTATTGTCATCGGCGAGGGGGAACTAACCTTTAAGCAGTTGCTTAATGAAATCGAAACAACTAAAAACTATCGCAATGTCCACGGAATTGCCTATCGTGAAGATGGAAAAGTGAAGATCACCCCGCAAATGAATAAGCTTGATCTTAAAGAACTTCCATCACCATACCGTTTCCCAGAAGACATTCAAGATTTAGGAAAAAGAGTCACCTATATTGAAACAAGCAGGGGTTGCCCATTTAGCTGCCAGTTTTGTCTTTCCTCCATTGAAGTCGGGGTAAGATATTTTGACAGGGAAAAAATAAAATCCGATATTCGTTATTTAATGAAAAATGGAGCAAAAACCATTAAGTTTGTTGACCGAACCTTTAATATTAGTAGAAGCTATGCAATGGAAATGTTCCGCTTTCTCATTGATGAACATCTTCCCGGAACTGTGTTCCAATTTGAAATTACCGCTGATATAATGCGTCCGGAGGTAATTGAATTTCTTAATCAAGAGGCACCAAAGGGACTCTTCCGCTTTGAAATTGGCGTTCAGTCAACTAACGACTATACAAATGAGCTTGTCATGCGCAAGCAAAATTTTTCAAAGCTGACCAGAACGGTCACAATGGTAAAAGAAGGAAACAAAATTGATCAGCATCTCGATTTGATTGCCGGTCTGCCAGAAGAGGACTATTCATCTTTCCGCAAAACATTCAACGATGTTTTTGAAATGAGACCTGAAGAATTACAATTAGGTTTTTTGAAAATGTTACGCGGAACAGGAATACGGCTTCGTGCAGCAGAACATCAATATGTATATATGGATCATTCCCCATATGAAATCTTAAGCAATAATGTCCTATCATTTGATGATATTGTTAGAATTAAACAAGTGGAGGACGTTTTGGAGAAATACTGGAACGACCATCGAATGGATTTTACGGTGGAATATTTAGTTACAAATGTTTTCCCTTCTCCATTTGATTTCTTCCAGGATTTTGGTTCCTATTGGGATGAACGGGGATGGTCTAGAATCGGCCACCAGCTGGAAGATTTATTCCGCCGCTTATACTCCTTTCTTGAGGAGAAATCCACTGAACATCTTGATGTAATCTTTGGGCTAATGAAATATGATTATTTAAAAAACCATAAATACAAGCCTAGAAAGCCTTGGTGGGAAGCAAGAATAGATAAGAATAAGCGGACAGTTTTGTTTAAACAGATCCTCGAGAATCCAAATCTTTTAGGAAAGGATTTTCTCGAACTGAATCTCGATGAAAAAGAATTGTTTAAACATACCTTACTTGAAGAACTATCCTTTGATTTAGAGATGTATTTAACAACTGGAGAGATCACAAGTCACCCCACAAATTTATTAGCTTACTTTAACCCGACAAATGACCAAACACTGATTTTTGCGTTTAAAGCCCAAAAATAA
- a CDS encoding 2-oxoacid:acceptor oxidoreductase family protein, translated as MSILPKKNELGFFEIRLESIGGLGANLAGKMLAEAGVLSLGLKGSNFSSYGSEKKGSPVKSFIRFCDPDVEIRDHSPIEQPHIVGVFHEALYKTVNVVSGLDADGIVLVNTARDFDDVKTDLQLEYGTLAIVDALTIAVEEKTKVNTAMLGALYRICDFLDPESMRDVIRKTFTKKYPHLVEPNIRTFDRGYNEVQFKTYIVPEDAEGKAFTRPLPQLGYMTQEIGGVIVSQANSIFKDLSGSRQGFIPELQHEKCIHCAACDNVCPDFCFVWEEGEDKRGRKQMFLKGIDYQYCKGCLKCVEACPTNALRDLREVLGYADEHRVKQNFPYITGGVL; from the coding sequence ATGTCTATATTACCGAAAAAAAATGAACTGGGATTTTTTGAAATCCGTCTAGAATCAATAGGAGGTCTCGGAGCGAATTTAGCCGGAAAGATGTTGGCGGAAGCTGGTGTTCTAAGTCTTGGCTTAAAAGGTTCGAATTTTTCGTCATATGGATCTGAAAAGAAAGGTTCTCCGGTAAAGAGTTTCATTCGCTTTTGTGATCCAGATGTAGAAATTAGAGATCATAGTCCAATCGAACAACCACATATTGTGGGGGTTTTCCATGAGGCACTATATAAAACAGTTAATGTAGTCAGCGGCTTGGATGCTGATGGTATCGTCTTAGTAAATACTGCAAGAGATTTTGATGATGTTAAAACGGATCTCCAGTTGGAATATGGTACGCTAGCAATTGTTGATGCCTTAACGATTGCGGTGGAGGAAAAAACAAAGGTAAATACAGCGATGCTCGGTGCTTTGTATCGTATTTGTGATTTTCTGGATCCGGAATCAATGAGAGATGTGATTCGGAAAACTTTTACAAAGAAATATCCACATCTAGTTGAACCAAATATCCGTACGTTTGACCGTGGCTATAATGAAGTTCAATTTAAAACATATATAGTTCCAGAAGATGCTGAAGGCAAGGCCTTCACACGCCCGTTGCCACAGCTTGGCTACATGACCCAGGAAATCGGCGGTGTCATAGTTTCACAAGCAAATAGTATTTTTAAAGATTTAAGTGGTTCACGTCAAGGATTCATTCCTGAGTTACAACACGAAAAATGCATTCATTGTGCAGCCTGTGATAATGTTTGTCCGGATTTTTGTTTTGTTTGGGAAGAGGGAGAAGATAAACGCGGCAGAAAGCAAATGTTCCTTAAAGGTATTGACTATCAATACTGTAAAGGCTGCTTAAAATGTGTGGAAGCATGTCCAACCAATGCCCTGAGGGATCTTCGTGAAGTGCTTGGGTATGCTGATGAACATCGTGTGAAGCAAAACTTTCCGTATATTACAGGAGGGGTACTCTAA
- a CDS encoding thiamine pyrophosphate-dependent enzyme: MAMLEDNLTAEGMAEQISTFESGNEMAATAAAQINYHIMGYFPITPSTEVAQFLDQMKTRGEHDIKLIPADGEHGSAGICYGAAVTGARVFNATSANGFLYMLEQMPVQSGTRFPMVMNLVTRAVSGPLDIRGDHSDLYYALNTGWVILTAKTPQAVYDMNIMALKIAEHSKVRLPVIVAYDGFFTSHQKRRVEFFKDRNVVQQFVGECPTDYNFVRDLSKPVTIGSHMSGDDFINNHFQQSEAMYNAGEVFKEVAAEYAKLSGREYPVLDLYKMEDADAALFLLNSAAESAKDVVDQLREKGIKAGVISPNIIRPFPAKEIREALRNVKALLVGERADSYGANGPNLTHELKSALQDDKNNKTIVLSRVFGLGGKDFYANDAQAFFDMAIDAMEKGYAEKPFDYYGHVPGNLEKILKPVILPQHGDVFKSGLIDVKMDEETNKLKVKIPPLRALTGKPKRIASGHGACPGCGIFAGLELFFKGIEGDIVTLFQTGCAYVTTAGYPSTSHKQTMIHNLFQNGAATLSGTLEAFMELKRRGEIKVSDDATFVMITGDGGMDIGMGSAIGTALRGHKLIMLEYDNEGYMNTGSQMSYSTPLGHMTSTSGIGKAQRGKAFHHKDTAQIMAATNMPYVFTGSEAFPQDLVKKGAKAQWYAQNVGTVYGKILITCPLNWKSDDRFSTKIVEAAVDSCFFPLYEIEQGVTTITYNPEEKNKRIPLSEWLKYMGKTKHLLKDENKPILDEFEEEVEIRWQRLKAKHENPML, translated from the coding sequence ATGGCAATGTTAGAAGATAACTTAACTGCTGAAGGTATGGCAGAACAAATATCAACATTTGAGTCAGGAAATGAAATGGCTGCTACTGCTGCCGCTCAAATTAACTATCATATCATGGGCTATTTTCCAATTACACCTTCAACCGAAGTAGCCCAATTTTTAGATCAAATGAAAACACGCGGCGAGCATGATATCAAGTTAATACCTGCAGATGGGGAGCATGGCTCAGCAGGTATTTGTTATGGTGCAGCTGTAACAGGTGCGCGTGTGTTTAATGCTACGAGTGCAAATGGATTCTTATATATGCTTGAACAAATGCCAGTGCAATCAGGAACTCGATTTCCAATGGTTATGAACCTAGTTACCCGTGCTGTCAGCGGACCACTTGATATTCGTGGTGATCACTCCGACCTTTATTATGCACTGAATACAGGATGGGTTATTTTAACAGCTAAAACGCCACAAGCCGTTTATGATATGAATATTATGGCGTTAAAAATTGCAGAACACTCAAAAGTTCGCCTGCCTGTTATTGTTGCTTATGATGGATTTTTTACTTCACACCAAAAACGCAGGGTTGAATTCTTTAAAGACCGTAATGTTGTACAGCAATTTGTTGGTGAATGTCCAACCGATTATAATTTTGTCAGGGATTTGAGCAAGCCGGTAACCATCGGATCTCATATGAGTGGTGATGATTTCATCAACAATCACTTTCAACAATCAGAAGCGATGTACAATGCCGGTGAAGTATTTAAAGAAGTTGCTGCTGAATATGCGAAACTTTCAGGCAGAGAATATCCTGTTCTTGATTTATATAAAATGGAAGATGCAGATGCGGCATTATTCCTATTAAACTCAGCAGCAGAGTCGGCTAAAGATGTTGTGGACCAGTTGCGTGAAAAAGGAATCAAGGCAGGGGTGATCAGCCCTAATATTATCCGCCCATTTCCAGCAAAAGAGATTCGTGAAGCCCTAAGAAATGTAAAAGCATTATTGGTTGGTGAGCGTGCCGATTCTTATGGTGCAAATGGACCTAACTTAACACATGAATTGAAATCGGCGCTACAAGATGACAAGAACAACAAGACAATCGTGTTAAGCCGGGTATTCGGTCTTGGCGGTAAGGACTTCTATGCAAATGATGCTCAGGCTTTCTTTGATATGGCGATAGACGCAATGGAGAAAGGTTATGCTGAAAAGCCGTTCGACTACTATGGTCATGTTCCTGGCAACCTTGAGAAAATTCTTAAACCGGTTATTTTGCCTCAGCATGGTGATGTATTTAAATCGGGTTTAATTGATGTAAAAATGGACGAAGAAACAAATAAGTTAAAGGTGAAAATCCCACCGCTTCGTGCTCTTACAGGAAAACCGAAACGGATAGCATCAGGTCACGGGGCATGTCCGGGATGCGGAATTTTTGCTGGGTTAGAGCTTTTCTTTAAAGGGATAGAAGGTGATATTGTTACCTTATTCCAAACAGGCTGTGCCTATGTAACTACAGCAGGCTATCCAAGCACCTCTCATAAGCAAACGATGATACACAATTTGTTCCAAAATGGCGCTGCAACATTATCTGGTACTCTTGAAGCATTTATGGAATTGAAACGCCGTGGTGAAATCAAAGTATCTGACGATGCAACGTTTGTGATGATCACTGGTGATGGCGGGATGGATATTGGTATGGGCTCTGCGATTGGAACGGCACTAAGAGGTCATAAATTGATTATGCTCGAATATGATAATGAGGGCTACATGAATACTGGGTCACAAATGTCTTATTCTACACCATTGGGTCATATGACAAGCACATCAGGTATAGGAAAAGCCCAGCGCGGAAAAGCATTCCATCATAAAGATACTGCGCAAATCATGGCTGCTACAAATATGCCATACGTGTTTACAGGTTCCGAGGCCTTCCCGCAGGACTTAGTTAAAAAAGGTGCAAAGGCACAATGGTATGCACAAAATGTTGGCACAGTTTACGGAAAAATTCTCATTACATGTCCATTAAACTGGAAATCTGATGACCGTTTCAGTACGAAAATTGTCGAAGCTGCTGTTGATTCTTGCTTCTTCCCACTTTATGAAATAGAGCAAGGAGTTACAACGATTACGTACAATCCAGAGGAAAAGAACAAACGTATTCCACTTTCCGAATGGTTAAAATATATGGGTAAAACAAAACATCTTCTAAAAGACGAAAACAAACCAATTTTAGATGAGTTTGAAGAAGAGGTTGAAATAAGATGGCAGCGCCTAAAGGCTAAACACGAAAATCCGATGTTATAA